Genomic window (Zingiber officinale cultivar Zhangliang chromosome 2B, Zo_v1.1, whole genome shotgun sequence):
TATCATTTCAACCTGCATGACAGAGAACCAAGCACAGGAGAATAATGATAGTtcttgagagaaaaaaaatatctccAACAAAACTtcaacagcatataaaagaaatgATTAGGACAGTCAGCCTAAGTGAAGAAAATAAATgctattaaagaaaataaatgctGAAAAAAATACAATCTACAGCAAAGAAAAGGCAATAACCAAGTTACGAAAATATCATTATTTGCAAATCTATTACTATCAATATCAACCTCACAACACAGAATATATAACCAAACAACTAGACTTGCCAATACCTCAGAAAACTAGCAATCAGGTAACCCAACAACAACACCACTCCACTACTCCCAAGCCCCTCCTAAatataaaattcaatttaaagaaTCCCTCTGAGCATATCAGCAGCAAAAAAACTGGTTAAGGCATCACTATAATAAAGCAATCTATAAAGATAAGTGTATATCCTTAGTTTTAACAGCAATCACCAATTACACTAACAGAAAGAAGATAATGGTCAGTCGTCGATTATCAAACCAAATTAAAACAGATTTCTAACCCCAAAACAAGAGATCACAGTTCtgtaataatcttattatttctATCAATTATCAGAAAATTATGTTACTGTATACACATCCCTGAACAGGTTATATTAAAGCAGCAGTATTCATTGGTTAAGATGAAAAATTAAACGTTGAATATGATAAAATCAAGTATAGGACATCTACCAGATGTAAGCTGTTTTCTGCAACAAACAGAACCCCCTTAGGACAGTCAACAGAACTGACAGGAGACACATGAGTAGCAGGCTGAAATGAGATAGATGTATATGCAAGGCTGTGCCTTGCTGTATATAATAACCAAGGCCTATCACTGAGTACAATTATGTCTGCATCAAGTGATTCTTTCATTGGTACCAAAACAGCAGGAGTAATTCCTATGCGTCGAATAGCAATCAATTGCAAAAAAATAGGCGCGGGAGCTTTAGTATCTTCCATTGCACTATAATAAGAATTTAAAGTATCCACACTTGATGAAAGACTTCCAAAGTCATTAAAACAAGACCTAGTAAAACCACTATGCCTGCTTGGATCTGTCTGAGCAGACCACTCAAAACGAAGAAGCATTCCATTTCTCAGCCCAGCAAGAACATAAGGATGATCCACTGATACAAGCCTAACATCTTCTGGAATACATCCACTAATAGGACTACCAAGTGCATTGCTCACTTCTATAGCTCCTACAGCAATCACTCTGAACACATCTTGATGGCCATATGATAGAAGTTCAACTGATGGCTTATGTGTACCAATGACAAAAGCAGTATTAATATCACATTTATCAATGTGACTAGCTTCATGATCCTTGACATTTGGTGTAACTTCTGAAGCCAAATGTTTAGAATTGGCATTTCTCAATGGAATAGAAATGCAAGAAACTTCATACTGCAGTCTGACATGCTGAATctcatatatttcaaaattaaatgctGATATTGATCGGACACCAAGAATGTAAAGAAAGCAAGGATTAGAGGTAGCTACGATTACCAAATTTTGACCTACAGCGCCAACACTAATTGTCATATTATTGGGAGACCAACAAGAAAAAAATGGTTGAGAAAGAGGTATGCCCTCAGGATGAGCAGATGAAGAAGGTAAACAGAGTTTTACACCACACCTATGAATTTGTACAAGCATTCTATCAGCAAACAAACCACAGGCCAAAGTACATACATCAGGCTGAAAGCCAACTGCTTCACTTACATCACTGAAGCTTAAACCAACTGATAATATTCTAGTTTCTTCAACAAAGGACAAAACAAGGAAAGAGTGATAAGAGTCACTTTGTTTCATCCTCAAGGTCCACATACCAGTTACTCCTGGATAAATAGGTGCAGTCCTCAAAAGTTTTTCTACAGATATACCACTTCGAACGGTTCTTAATGAACCTCCAGGATTCATTCCACAACAAGCAAACATTTGATCTTGGTTCTCATCGTAATAATTAGCAAGTGATATATCCAAAATTGGAGCGATATTTTGGATAGAACTTTTGTAGGATAATCTATCATGTTCTAGCTTAAGAACAAACCCATCTCCCATCTCCACTAGACCTGCAATTAATCCACAACTTGTCCATAGGAGTGCTTTACAAGCCATGCCCTTGTAGAGACAGTCTGACAAATTAATTTGAACTCCACCAGCACCAGAAGAAATTTCAACCTTAAATAGTTCCCCGGTGTCTAAACACAATAGCAACTTAGAATCCAAGGAGGTAGCAGGTTCCCAAGTCCATGAGCATACAAGCTTAGTAGTTGAAGAAAATTTTCCATTGCTGCTATCAATGCTCATAGGATCATCGTTTTTATACATATCAGCTGCTGAATCTTTTAACTCCAGCAAAGCACAGGCAGCAACATTAAACATACCTTCATCATCAACATCTAATATCTTACAAGACTCATCAAAATAACCTTTATCTTCAACCAAAAGAGGCACATCAAAGCTTATCTTGTGATAGCAACAGACATTTTGAGGGTCTGTAAGATCCATCAAAAGCATCTCACCTATTCTGAAAAGAATAGCAAAGCCAGGGAGATGAGGGATCGCAGATATATCAAGTGCTAAAGGGCCACTTTCAAAATACCGAGAAATGATTTGAATAATCCGTGAATACGGATCACATCCAAACAATAGCAAGTCATTCATTAATGAACCTTTCCtgcattatattaattaaaactgCAATCAGAGGAAGGCAAAAGCATCATTTTAAGAATGGAGAAATAATAAATTTGTTTGAGATACATTTACAGCTTCTAAAGGTTCACAATAAAATCCGAGTCAGAACTGAATCACACCTGTTCATAATAATCGCCATAAGGGGATTATATCCTTTTGTCTGATAAGTACCATGTGAAATGAAGCACATACTCCATATTGTACCCCGGACAATGGAGCCCAAAGTGTCCCGTCCATTGCTTGCATCAATTTTGCTTTCCGGAGGATAATAAATTTTCTGAAATTACGACATGGAAGATCTTCAAAATCTGAAATAAGTATATGCCATATTAGACAAGCAAGAAGACAGAACCTGGTTTGAAGTCTAGATCAGAAGCAACATCTTTTAATCATTTGTAGAGACTCACCTCATAAACAACATTCCTTTCAGAAGATATGGCTAGATTTATTACTGCAAATTGATCTTCATATGCACTAACAGCGACAAAACATCCTCTGCAAAATGTATAAAAAAGAAGGAAAGCTAGCTGAAAATGACAATTACGATTACTACAGCACATACATAAAGCCAAAGCACAAGAGCATATAGGAAACCAAGCAATATGAGACTCAAAATTTATTCACATAATTACGAATAAAAACTGGCATGAACTTATGTACTGGTGCTGTATAAACCATAAAAACTTCAAGAATTATCATGTTATTTGCTTATTGCGTAATGACTAGAACAGAACTGGTAGGACCAGACAAAAAAGATGGTTCAGCAAAGATTTAAGTCAATGTGTAGATGCATGGCATTTTGCAGTCTGGTTAAAGAAGAAGATATATCACTTCATCTTTATTTCAGTCTAGAGTTGATTAGAGGGATAAGATCCAAGTTACCAACCAAAGATCCGGGACTGACATGGACTCTTCTTGTTATATAATCAAAGTCACTAGTTCTAAAATTACTGGAAAAAGCTAAAACATTGGCAAAAAAACCAAGGGTCATATGTTTTGGAATAGATATAATACTTTCtgctaaataaaattatatatatatatatatatatatatatatatatatatatatcctgacAAACATAGAATTTCAGTTGAAGTTGGAAGTTGAAATCCCTAGATCCAAATTTACAATAGTGAAAAAGGATTGATGTGACAGTCTAAAATGAAGAATTAGAAATTCAGTTAGATTCAAGTCCCCATGGATCATGAAGTGTGTCAAGTCAACCTTACCTATTCCTGCAAGGTCTAGCTTTCTGTCGCCGACATCATCCTTGCTCCTCACATGAAATGAATCCAATGGAGCAGAAACCTTGATTAATGATTATCTATCAACATTCTGCTTACCACCCTCTAAGCCAACAAGAACAGGGGAATGAAAAATGTTTTCAAGAGTGCTCTCCAAGGACAAGTTTAAAAATGGTAAAATTGTATTATTTCCACCAATGAGATATGGAATACTCATACTCGATGCAGTAACACTTTTCTCTATCTCTTCTATGATGGAACCATAAAATAGCATAAATCTAGAGTTCAATTTTAGGCAGTAATCTATCGTATCTtccaacaaataaaaaattcaaataattagaTTCAAGAATAGAATACTTTTTCAGTAATCACATTCTTGATCATCCAAAACTTTGGAAACAGTGTCAGCTCATCAATTGAGAAGTCTGATCtaataatagttttttaaaagatgAACACATTTATTTATCCAAAACATTGATATTTTAACTCATTAACTGTGGGTATCCTACCAGAGAAggaaatcaaaaagaaaataattttccttcaaCGAAAAAGTTGGATGAAAGGAAAAGACTGGAAAAATCTTTCcctgattttttttatatcactTCCATCCATTTGGCCCAAAAACTCACTTTCGCATGGAGTGGagttcaaattcaaagttaaaaaattaaaagaaatatttttttatcaaatctattttcagtttgtgttttctttctttatttttgatgaatgaagttttaaaaacCCCTCATCTTTTCttcctatttttaatttattttttctttctttccctagTTGTTTACTTCTTTTGAAAGATAAGAGCCTAAGAGTAGACTTTTGTTCTAGCAATATTACATCCTAATGCATGAATCcacaaaaaaatataattaaactaaaatcttTAACCAAGTAGAATCAGGCATCCAACTTAGTTGAATCTACTATATTATGCAAGACATCCAACAGATCAACAAACCAATCCCACTAAGTTCAATTACTGCAATGTAAACTGaatgtaaaaataatattaatcgaGTTAACTTAATTACAAAATACAAGAACTTGAGATCATCAATACCAAGAAATAATCCACTAAAAAATGAAGATATGGCCAGTACTAACCCAGGATCGACAGCTAACATTCTACCTAGTTGATGCCTTGTATTTCCAGGTTTGGATAATTCAATATGCGTCATTGCAAAGAACCTACCAAAATCAAAGAGAACCACAAAAAAATCATGTCGATTAAAAAAATCATGATACAAAGCTGTATCTAAAAGTGAAGTCGTGTCTATTAATAAAAAGACCGTAGTTCTATAACAACCTATGCATCTCTGAGCAGAAAGTAAGCAATGAAAGTTTTCCAGAATCAGAAAGAACAAGCAAGATGTCTTTTCCTTGTCCCTGCAAAGGAAAGGAACATCATCAAGAATAAGAGCACCTACTTACATGAGATCAAAAAGGCCATTAAAAATAATGAATATGGTATAAAACATTAGTCCAGATAATAAttgaataaaacaaataacaagaaaataaaatttaaggaaAAAACAGTGTACTTGACATGGAGACCCTCGGTGCCTGTCCTTCAAGGGTAGGACTGCAATGTCTTTAATTGTACCAAAAACACTTTGTTCAAATATTGATTGTATGATGCCATCTTCGTTAATTGATGCCAATTCTAGTGATGTTTCCTGAGAGAGATCGATAAATATAAGAGATAAAAAAAAGGCAgcccagtgcacgaagctcccaccatgcggggtcccggaaaAGGATCCActatacgcagccttaccctgctttttgcacgaggctgtttccaggattcgaatctatgacctttaggtcacaaagcaacaactttaccgttgcgccaaggctcccttcTCAATAAATTTCAGAGATATAtagaaaaaaatcatattaatcGATATAGAACTCATAAAAACAGTAGGATCATTTTGATTCGAATATGTGACCTTTAGGTCACagagcaacaactttaccgttgcgtcaaGGCTCCCTTCTCGATAAATTTCAGAGATATATAGAAAAAATTCATATTAATCGATATAGAACTCATAAAAACAGTAGGATCATTTTGAGTTTCTGAACCTAAAAGGACTATTTCCTATTAAGTGTGATATCTTAATGTTAACAAAAAATCCATCAAAGTAAGGAAGAGTGATGAATTGACATTTGTTTCATGTATCATAAGTTAAAACCAAAGAACAACAGCAAACAAGCCCATTTCAAGATGAAAGATTAACGCCTTAAAGAAATTGATTGTCGCTTATTTGGGAATTCCTAAAAATACATAGTTAGGTAGGCTAACTTAAGATGACTTCTTAAAGTTAATGAAGCTATTACTGGATATCCCTTCCCAATCAACTGTCACAATCAAAACCTTTAATGCACTCCGAATTCCTAAATATgtacaaaaaatatatatcagATATTATTAATTGTCAAGTTCAGTGTCGTGGTCTCCGAATATGAGCTTTCCTGGACAGATCAATTTGACCATCTTCCACATATAGGACTTCTCAATTTATCTGGCATGTTGATGCACCTAGAAGCTACCTATACTCCAAAATTAGCAATTGAACTTACCCGTAATGTTTATTAAATGGCCGCATAAGAAACCAGAATTATTACATGTTATTTCATATCTGATATAAATTAAGAAACATAAAGTCAACCATTGCCAGACTATCAAGCTAAAATTTTTGCTAGTTAATACAGGTGGGACATAGTCCCCCATGGAACCAATGTTGTTCAAgtttaatcaaattttaagatATACGCATAGAACCAAACAGCCATTGGTAAACAAGCTGCAACTCAAGATGTTTGCAATAGGATCATGAGACTAAAATTGTTGACTACATGAGAACATGTACATGGCCTATATTATCCACTATGATTCATGGCGATGAGCAAGTCTTGGCCCTTAAATTAACCACTTTGTATTAAGTTTATGTAGGCTCACCAATAAAacaattattaatgataatacaT
Coding sequences:
- the LOC122048006 gene encoding splicing factor 3B subunit 3-like isoform X2, giving the protein MAGMGEEGSPALASHSSSDSNSRRGVHYLAKCVLRGSAVLHAVQGHFRSPYSKDIVFGKETSLELASINEDGIIQSIFEQSVFGTIKDIAVLPLKDRHRGSPCQGQGKDILLVLSDSGKLSLLTFCSEMHRFFAMTHIELSKPGNTRHQLGRMLAVDPGGCFVAVSAYEDQFAVINLAISSERNVVYEKIYYPPESKIDASNGRDTLGSIVRGTIWSMCFISHGTYQTKGYNPLMAIIMNRKGSLMNDLLLFGCDPYSRIIQIISRYFESGPLALDISAIPHLPGFAILFRIGEMLLMDLTDPQNVCCYHKISFDVPLLVEDKGYFDESCKILDVDDEGMFNVAACALLELKDSAADMYKNDDPMSIDSSNGKFSSTTKLVCSWTWEPATSLDSKLLLCLDTGELFKVEISSGAGGVQINLSDCLYKGMACKALLWTSCGLIAGLVEMGDGFVLKLEHDRLSYKSSIQNIAPILDISLANYYDENQDQMFACCGMNPGGSLRTVRSGISVEKLLRTAPIYPGVTGMWTLRMKQSDSYHSFLVLSFVEETRILSVGLSFSDVSEAVGFQPDVCTLACGLFADRMLVQIHRCGVKLCLPSSSAHPEGIPLSQPFFSCWSPNNMTISVGAVGQNLVIVATSNPCFLYILGVRSISAFNFEIYEIQHVRLQYEVSCISIPLRNANSKHLASEVTPNVKDHEASHIDKCDINTAFVIGTHKPSVELLSYGHQDVFRVIAVGAIEVSNALGSPISGCIPEDVRLVSVDHPYVLAGLRNGMLLRFEWSAQTDPSRHSGFTRSCFNDFGSLSSSVDTLNSYYSAMEDTKAPAPIFLQLIAIRRIGITPAVLVPMKESLDADIIVLSDRPWLLYTARHSLAYTSISFQPATHVSPVSSVDCPKGVLFVAENSLHLVEMIHCKRLNVQKFSIHGTPRKLLYHNESKTLLVLRTGLKGGPCSSDICRVDPLSGTLLSKFQCEPGETAKCMQIVKVGNEQVLAVGTSQSSGRIIMPSGEAESTKGRLIVLSLDFTYSSEGSPNHCSNLNLSSQSGSTFGEIIGHAGAGQLRLVSQALASGAVLSVCSYLDQFILASAGNTLNVFGFANENPQRLRKFATGRTRFAITCLKTFYNRIAVGDCRDGILFYSYHADVKKLELLYSDPAQRLVADCALMNRDTAIVSDRKGNISVLSCPNTLEANEYPEKNLVLNCSFYMGETVMSIVKAPVPCKLPVDNFPNKSIGVEIVQKSSYDSIVASTLLGSVFILIPITSEEYALLDAVQDRLAVHSLTSPVLGNNHREYRGRGFPSGVPSILDGDMLMQFLELTSMQQESVLASSGGGSNSHALASESHRHPLYSNQVVHLLEQIHYTLN
- the LOC122048006 gene encoding splicing factor 3B subunit 3-like isoform X1, translated to MAGMGEEGSPALASHSSSDSNSRRGVHYLAKCVLRGSAVLHAVQGHFRSPYSKDIVFGKETSLELASINEDGIIQSIFEQSVFGTIKDIAVLPLKDRHRGSPCQGQGKDILLVLSDSGKLSLLTFCSEMHRFFAMTHIELSKPGNTRHQLGRMLAVDPGGCFVAVSAYEDQFAVINLAISSERNVVYEKIYYPPESKIDASNGRDTLGSIVRGTIWSMCFISHGTYQTKGYNPLMAIIMNRKGSLMNDLLLFGCDPYSRIIQIISRYFESGPLALDISAIPHLPGFAILFRIGEMLLMDLTDPQNVCCYHKISFDVPLLVEDKGYFDESCKILDVDDEGMFNVAACALLELKDSAADMYKNDDPMSIDSSNGKFSSTTKLVCSWTWEPATSLDSKLLLCLDTGELFKVEISSGAGGVQINLSDCLYKGMACKALLWTSCGLIAGLVEMGDGFVLKLEHDRLSYKSSIQNIAPILDISLANYYDENQDQMFACCGMNPGGSLRTVRSGISVEKLLRTAPIYPGVTGMWTLRMKQSDSYHSFLVLSFVEETRILSVGLSFSDVSEAVGFQPDVCTLACGLFADRMLVQIHRCGVKLCLPSSSAHPEGIPLSQPFFSCWSPNNMTISVGAVGQNLVIVATSNPCFLYILGVRSISAFNFEIYEIQHVRLQYEVSCISIPLRNANSKHLASEVTPNVKDHEASHIDKCDINTAFVIGTHKPSVELLSYGHQDVFRVIAVGAIEVSNALGSPISGCIPEDVRLVSVDHPYVLAGLRNGMLLRFEWSAQTDPSRHSGFTRSCFNDFGSLSSSVDTLNSYYSAMEDTKAPAPIFLQLIAIRRIGITPAVLVPMKESLDADIIVLSDRPWLLYTARHSLAYTSISFQPATHVSPVSSVDCPKGVLFVAENSLHLVEMIHCKRLNVQKFSIHGTPRKLLYHNESKTLLVLRTGLKGGPCSSDICRVDPLSGTLLSKFQCEPGETAKCMQIVKVGNEQVLAVGTSQSSGRIIMPSGEAESTKGRLIVLSLDFTYSSEGSPNHCSNLNLSSQSGSTFGEIIGHAGEELSLNSQCSSQGDICCDGIHLDETGAGQLRLVSQALASGAVLSVCSYLDQFILASAGNTLNVFGFANENPQRLRKFATGRTRFAITCLKTFYNRIAVGDCRDGILFYSYHADVKKLELLYSDPAQRLVADCALMNRDTAIVSDRKGNISVLSCPNTLEANEYPEKNLVLNCSFYMGETVMSIVKAPVPCKLPVDNFPNKSIGVEIVQKSSYDSIVASTLLGSVFILIPITSEEYALLDAVQDRLAVHSLTSPVLGNNHREYRGRGFPSGVPSILDGDMLMQFLELTSMQQESVLASSGGGSNSHALASESHRHPLYSNQVVHLLEQIHYTLN
- the LOC122048006 gene encoding uncharacterized protein LOC122048006 isoform X3, which gives rise to MAGMGEEGSPALASHSSSDSNSRRGVHYLAKCVLRGSAVLHAVQGHFRSPYSKDIVFGKETSLELASINEDGIIQSIFEQSVFGTIKDIAVLPLKDRHRGSPCQGQGKDILLVLSDSGKLSLLTFCSEMHRFFAMTHIELSKPGNTRHQLGRMLAVDPGGCFVAVSAYEDQFAVINLAISSERNVVYEKIYYPPESKIDASNGRDTLGSIVRGTIWSMCFISHGTYQTKGYNPLMAIIMNRKGSLMNDLLLFGCDPYSRIIQIISRYFESGPLALDISAIPHLPGFAILFRIGEMLLMDLTDPQNVCCYHKISFDVPLLVEDKGYFDESCKILDVDDEGMFNVAACALLELKDSAADMYKNDDPMSIDSSNGKFSSTTKLVCSWTWEPATSLDSKLLLCLDTGELFKVEISSGAGGVQINLSDCLYKGMACKALLWTSCGLIAGLVEMGDGFVLKLEHDRLSYKSSIQNIAPILDISLANYYDENQDQMFACCGMNPGGSLRTVRSGISVEKLLRTAPIYPGVTGMWTLRMKQSDSYHSFLVLSFVEETRILSVGLSFSDVSEAVGFQPDVCTLACGLFADRMLVQIHRCGVKLCLPSSSAHPEGIPLSQPFFSCWSPNNMTISVGAVGQNLVIVATSNPCFLYILGVRSISAFNFEIYEIQHVRLQYEVSCISIPLRNANSKHLASEVTPNVKDHEASHIDKCDINTAFVIGTHKPSVELLSYGHQDVFRVIAVGAIEVSNALGSPISGCIPEDVRLVSVDHPYVLAGLRNGMLLRFEWSAQTDPSRHSGFTRSCFNDFGSLSSSVDTLNSYYSAMEDTKAPAPIFLQLIAIRRIGITPAVLVPMKESLDADIIVLSDRPWLLYTARHSLAYTSISFQPATHVSPVSSVDCPKGVLFVAENSLHLVEMIHCKRLNVQKFSIHGTPRKLLYHNESKTLLVLRTGLKGGPCSSDICRVDPLSGTLLSKFQCEPGETAKCMQIVKVGNEQVLAVGTSQSSGRIIMPSGEAESTKGRLIVLSLDFTYSSEGSPNHCSNLNLSSQSGSTFGEIIGHAGEELSLNSQCSSQGDICCDGIHLDETGAGQLRLVSQALASGAVLSVCSYLDQFILASAA